tatcaaaaaataattaacaatCTATTCTCCCGCTCTCTAAGATTTAAGGTCAAACCTGGGTAATATATCGCAGCCCTGTTGCATAATGGAGCCCACCATAAGCCACGTGGAGTTGTTTACATTCCATATATTCTCCAGTTCATCGGGATCCTGTATGGCCGGATTTGGTGGCAGCCATTCCCGATAGGAAAGTCTGCAAAAATTctacaaattacaaaacatCTTCACCCATCTATAGGAGCACCCACCTGgctataaaaacaaaagccaacgtCATCACCAGCTGTGCAAATATCATATAGATCCACACCTCCACAGCAAAGGGTTCCAGAAAGGCAAACTGATTCTTTGGCTCGGGTGGACTCTTGTAGTGCAGAATGCTAATGCCCAGCTGCATAAAGGGCACCGTAAAGTCCACCACAGAGCGTCGCAGTTGGGTGATGGTCAGATCACAGACGCCAATTTGGGCATGCTGTGGGAAGCAAATTAGAAAGAGATCTCTGAGGTGTTCTTTATTCTACCCACATGATCGATTAATTTTCTTATAATGCCATCCCACTGCTTGGTCTCTGGATTatatttgccattgccattgacaATCATAAACTCATAATCGAATTCCAACAGCTCGGACAATTTACTGATCAGATCCACAGCATAGCCCTCGTATTTTTCGCGTCCTCTGAAGTTCTCATGGTCTTCCCTGTAAGAGAAAAGAGCAGAGAACTTTAAGGCACATCCACAGGGAGCTTGGACTTTATACTTCATCATAAAATATGGCTCCTCGTAGTGTGTAACCACCGTGTAGACTTTTCTTTGCACTGAGAAATCCTGTGTGGAGCCAGAATCACCCAAGTCCAGACTGATGTGCCTCCGCTTTATGCCATTGTCCGGGGTCCACACCATCAAGGGTTCATTCACTGTGGGTTTGTATATTtccaaattgaattgtgtACGCTGTCCATTTTCATCAAGTTTCATATTTTCCGTTTTGAAATGTGGCTCCACATCGTCCTCCGATatggttttcatttcattaacTATAAAGGGTCCCAGCATCCAAGGATTTGGACTGCCACAATGTCTATTTGGTGGATGATAGGGCTGCATGGCAGCTATAATATTCCGGGCCGAATTGGCAAACAGCACCACAGCATCGTAGATGAGTATGGGCAGCATAGTTTGGTTTCCAAGGATTTGCTGGGGATTAGAAGTTAGAGACAGGAGTTTTGAGTGTATTTAGATAAAAAACTTACATCCACTCTGCTAATGCGCGTCTTTTTCCGCTCAAAGGGATTCGGATCGACTATTTTCAAGCGCACTGATGTGATATTTGCTTTGAAATCTTCATTATAAATATCCTTCAGGCCAGAACTGTGAGTATCCAGATGTGTGAGGAACCAGTTctagaaataaaataagtttCAATAACAAAGGCcgatatttttatgttttatgtccTCCTACCCTAAAAGGTCCCTGCAGCTTAAAGTCCACGGAGATcttcagcagctccttcaACGTTCCCGGCTCACAGTCTAATATGATACGATGCTCATGAAAGGTTTCGTCTGCCTCTTTCCACAAGACACGATAATCGCCAGCATAGTCTGCCAGATTTCTAAGCTTTACATAGTCGCTGTTCAAGGCATGAATGTTCATCAGATCCTGCAGGCGGGCGAGACCTAAAGAATGCATGAAGAATGAGAGATTAAAATGTAGTTAAATATTAGTTTCTACACACCCTCTGGTGTTTCATATATGAGCGTAAACGTGCGCCATTCATAGTTCATTTTGATAATCTCAAAGTAGGCGCGCGATAGCACGG
The sequence above is a segment of the Drosophila subobscura isolate 14011-0131.10 chromosome U, UCBerk_Dsub_1.0, whole genome shotgun sequence genome. Coding sequences within it:
- the LOC117901981 gene encoding glutamate receptor ionotropic, kainate 2, whose protein sequence is MHFCPVYIYVIVLFKTIFALAGDGRNEITVGAIFYENEKEIELSFDQAFREVNNLKFAELRFVTIKRYMPTNDSFLLQQITCELISNGVAAIFGPSSKAASDIVAQIANTTGIPHIEYDLKLEATRQEHLNHQMSVNVAPTLSVLSRAYFEIIKMNYEWRTFTLIYETPEGLARLQDLMNIHALNSDYVKLRNLADYAGDYRVLWKEADETFHEHRIILDCEPGTLKELLKISVDFKLQGPFRNWFLTHLDTHSSGLKDIYNEDFKANITSVRLKIVDPNPFERKKTRISRVDQILGNQTMLPILIYDAVVLFANSARNIIAAMQPYHPPNRHCGSPNPWMLGPFIVNEMKTISEDDVEPHFKTENMKLDENGQRTQFNLEIYKPTVNEPLMVWTPDNGIKRRHISLDLGDSGSTQDFSVQRKVYTVVTHYEEPYFMMKEDHENFRGREKYEGYAVDLISKLSELLEFDYEFMIVNGNGKYNPETKQWDGIIRKLIDHHAQIGVCDLTITQLRRSVVDFTVPFMQLGISILHYKSPPEPKNQFAFLEPFAVEVWIYMIFAQLVMTLAFVFIARLSYREWLPPNPAIQDPDELENIWNVNNSTWLMVGSIMQQGCDILPRGPHMRILTGMWWFFALMMLSTYTANLAAFLTSNKWQSSIKNLQGLIEQDEVKYGSMRGGSTSLFFSESNETDYQRAWNQMKDFNPSAFTTTNKEGVARVRKEKGSYAFLMETTSLTYNIERNCDLTQIGEQIGEKHYGLAVPLGADYRTNLSVSILQLSEKGELYKMKNKWWKNHNVTCDTFHEVDGDELSIIELGGVFLVLAGGVLTGVILGIFEFLWNLQHVAVEERVTPWQALKAELSFALKFWVPKKPLRISSSSDKSSSRRSSGSRQKSRSKTAT